In a genomic window of Halobiforma lacisalsi AJ5:
- a CDS encoding heavy metal translocating P-type ATPase — protein sequence MARDTSRSTPTPGSSADDDASDRSRSSDDADLAAVPPAVELGEGGGGDDGPTGCDLCDLPTPEPPVAAPDVDGRFCCRGCLEVSRTLSNSDANADADSAGAEPDPGALRSRLADGDAGSEAADPDDALEDGEGEEAFLSVDGMHCSTCEAFLETTAESADGVLAAEASYATETVRLAYDPDRVETGDLADVVSGYGYTARERGRESDHEADDGQALVKFLVGGGLFGMMVMVWYAVFLYPTYFGYEPVADFGSYDGYYVAVNIWLMTTFVLFYTGYPILRGAYVSLRAGMPNMDLLVATAAVGAYAYSTLAMVLGRTDLYFDVSVAVILVVTAGTYYEERIKRRATNLLSDLTEQQVDEARREDGETVPLERVEPGDRLLVRPGERIPLDGDLVEGTAAVDESLVTGESLPVEKAPGDPVRGGTVVTDAPVVVEVGEDAESTLDRLVSLLWSIQSSRPGVQRLADKLATIFVPLVLTLAAAATVVLLARGSTPSEALLVGLTVVIVSCPCALGLATPLAIASGIQSAAKRGIVVAAEAIFEDAPEVDVVVLDKTGTLTTGTMTVTDVYADATEGSDGPDETTLLERAGAVEALSEHPIAAAITEAAFGDSNEDGDGGDDHPDDENGEPTLPAGVSADDFERDRRGVSGVVDGDRVVVGHPDYLRESDLEIPDSLESRIADARTAGDVPVAVGWNGRARGAIVVGDSPREELERAVETLSSGREVVVLTGDEGAAADRFRAVEGVSEVFAGVPPEGKAETVRRLRARGTVAMVGDGSNDAPALAAADVGIAMGSGTKLATDAADAVIVGDDLEAVPETFDLAAGTHRRIRQNLGWAFFYNAVAIPLAITGLLNPLFAAVAMATSSLLVVINSARSISD from the coding sequence ATGGCTCGAGACACTAGCCGATCGACACCCACGCCGGGTTCGAGCGCGGACGACGACGCGTCCGACCGAAGCCGCTCGAGCGACGACGCCGATCTCGCCGCCGTCCCGCCCGCCGTCGAACTCGGGGAGGGCGGCGGGGGAGACGACGGACCGACCGGCTGCGACCTCTGTGACCTCCCCACTCCGGAGCCGCCGGTCGCCGCGCCGGACGTCGACGGACGCTTTTGCTGTCGGGGCTGTCTCGAGGTGAGTCGGACGCTGTCGAACTCGGATGCGAACGCCGACGCCGATTCGGCCGGCGCGGAACCCGACCCCGGCGCGCTCCGATCCCGGCTGGCCGACGGGGACGCGGGTTCGGAGGCCGCCGACCCCGACGACGCGCTCGAGGACGGCGAGGGCGAGGAGGCGTTTCTCTCGGTCGACGGGATGCACTGTTCGACCTGCGAGGCCTTCCTCGAGACGACTGCCGAGTCCGCCGACGGTGTCCTGGCTGCGGAGGCCAGTTACGCGACGGAGACGGTTCGGCTGGCGTACGATCCCGACCGGGTCGAAACTGGTGACCTCGCCGACGTCGTCTCCGGCTACGGCTACACCGCGCGGGAGCGCGGACGCGAGAGCGACCACGAGGCCGACGACGGACAGGCGCTCGTAAAGTTCCTCGTCGGCGGCGGGCTGTTCGGGATGATGGTGATGGTGTGGTACGCCGTCTTCCTCTACCCGACCTACTTCGGCTACGAGCCGGTGGCCGACTTCGGAAGCTACGACGGCTACTACGTCGCGGTCAACATCTGGCTGATGACCACCTTCGTCCTCTTCTACACGGGGTACCCGATCCTCCGAGGTGCGTACGTCAGCCTCCGGGCGGGGATGCCCAACATGGACCTCCTCGTGGCGACCGCGGCCGTCGGCGCGTACGCCTACAGCACGCTCGCGATGGTTCTCGGGCGGACGGACCTGTATTTCGACGTCAGCGTCGCCGTCATACTCGTCGTCACCGCGGGTACCTATTACGAGGAACGGATCAAGCGCCGCGCGACGAACCTGTTGTCGGACCTCACCGAGCAGCAGGTCGACGAGGCCCGCCGCGAGGACGGCGAGACGGTCCCGCTCGAGAGGGTCGAACCCGGCGACCGACTGCTCGTTCGCCCCGGCGAACGGATCCCGCTGGACGGCGACCTCGTGGAAGGAACGGCCGCAGTAGACGAGTCGCTGGTGACCGGCGAGTCGCTTCCCGTCGAGAAAGCACCCGGCGATCCGGTCCGCGGGGGAACCGTCGTCACGGACGCCCCCGTCGTCGTCGAGGTGGGCGAGGACGCCGAGAGCACCCTCGACCGGCTGGTCTCCCTGCTGTGGTCGATCCAGAGTTCGCGGCCGGGCGTCCAGCGACTCGCCGACAAGCTGGCGACGATCTTCGTCCCGCTCGTGTTGACCCTCGCAGCCGCCGCGACGGTCGTCCTGCTCGCGCGGGGCTCGACCCCCTCGGAGGCGCTGCTGGTCGGGCTGACGGTCGTGATCGTCTCCTGTCCCTGTGCGCTGGGACTGGCGACGCCGCTTGCGATCGCCTCCGGAATTCAGTCGGCCGCGAAACGCGGGATCGTCGTCGCCGCGGAAGCGATTTTCGAGGACGCACCCGAAGTGGACGTCGTCGTGCTCGACAAGACGGGAACGCTCACGACGGGGACGATGACGGTGACCGACGTGTACGCGGACGCGACGGAGGGGAGCGACGGACCCGACGAGACGACGCTCCTCGAGCGCGCTGGCGCCGTCGAAGCCCTCTCGGAGCATCCGATCGCGGCCGCGATCACGGAGGCAGCCTTCGGCGACAGCAACGAGGACGGTGACGGTGGGGACGACCACCCCGACGACGAAAACGGGGAGCCCACCCTCCCTGCCGGCGTCAGCGCCGACGACTTCGAACGCGACCGCCGCGGCGTCAGCGGCGTCGTCGACGGCGACCGCGTCGTCGTCGGCCATCCGGACTACCTCCGCGAGTCCGACCTCGAGATCCCCGACAGCCTCGAGTCACGAATCGCGGACGCCCGAACGGCCGGCGACGTCCCCGTCGCAGTCGGCTGGAACGGGCGTGCTCGCGGCGCGATCGTCGTGGGCGACTCCCCCCGCGAGGAACTGGAACGAGCGGTCGAAACGCTCTCGAGCGGTCGCGAGGTCGTCGTCCTTACCGGTGACGAGGGGGCCGCGGCCGACCGATTCCGGGCCGTCGAGGGGGTAAGCGAAGTCTTCGCCGGCGTCCCGCCGGAGGGGAAAGCCGAAACCGTCCGCCGGTTGCGGGCCCGCGGCACCGTCGCGATGGTCGGCGACGGGAGCAACGACGCCCCCGCGCTGGCGGCCGCCGACGTCGGCATCGCGATGGGCAGCGGGACGAAACTGGCGACCGACGCCGCCGACGCGGTGATCGTCGGCGACGACCTCGAGGCGGTCCCGGAGACGTTCGACCTCGCGGCGGGCACTCACCGCCGTATCCGACAGAACCTCGGCTGGGCGTTCTTCTACAACGCCGTCGCGATTCCGCTCGCGATCACCGGACTCCTGAACCCGCTGTTCGCGGCGGTGGCGATGGCGACGAGCAGCCTGCTGGTCGTGATAAACTCCGCGCGGTCGATCTCGGACTAG
- a CDS encoding CDGSH iron-sulfur domain-containing protein, whose product MTRLVELEATGPRTLDPSDIDDEKGDVAVCQCGLSDTFPFCDGSHRRTEDEEDGETYVYEDGERAVVDRVVTERKAEDEDEDENENENEDENENEDESGGERED is encoded by the coding sequence ATGACGCGACTCGTCGAACTCGAGGCGACCGGTCCGCGAACGCTCGATCCGTCGGATATCGACGACGAGAAGGGGGACGTCGCGGTCTGTCAGTGCGGTCTCTCGGACACGTTTCCGTTCTGTGACGGGAGCCACCGACGGACGGAGGACGAGGAGGACGGCGAGACCTACGTCTACGAGGACGGCGAGCGGGCCGTCGTCGACCGAGTGGTGACGGAACGGAAAGCCGAGGACGAGGACGAGGACGAGAACGAGAACGAGAACGAGGACGAGAACGAGAACGAGGACGAGAGCGGCGGCGAGCGCGAGGACTAG
- a CDS encoding DUF7521 family protein: MSSYAAEATIAIALTVVKTLSLLVGGMITFFAFKAYRRTRQQALGLLAGGFGLVTLGLVLAGMLYELLDVGLMTGILLESLLMLAGFVVIAYSLYVT, from the coding sequence ATGAGTTCGTACGCCGCGGAGGCGACGATCGCGATCGCGCTTACCGTCGTCAAGACGCTCAGCTTGCTCGTCGGCGGCATGATCACGTTCTTCGCGTTCAAGGCCTACCGCCGCACCCGCCAGCAAGCACTCGGATTGCTCGCGGGCGGGTTCGGCCTCGTCACGCTCGGACTGGTGTTGGCCGGGATGCTCTACGAACTGCTGGACGTGGGGCTGATGACTGGTATCCTCCTCGAGAGCCTCCTGATGCTCGCCGGCTTCGTGGTGATCGCGTACTCGCTGTACGTCACCTGA
- a CDS encoding pentapeptide repeat-containing protein, with amino-acid sequence MSSSGGPSERECTFSLDPSRASHHNHPDSDLPDDDLTDAGVWKCPHPPLEGRDRCLAHLEPAERPDDTDETAWLRERLESAAGGGAESRRRKQFVGGRFEGLDLTGGVGVETNDTYPLDFRYADVDHLACAATDATDRLEFGMATVDELRLEGTFDAVRAHAAALGDCDLEHATIKLLDWRDASVDALALGSADVDTVDLRNATAGTIDCDGATIDRGRFDFLRADRVRGVHATFDVVDFDSATFDRINVYYADIGEGDFRGVRANDAVFKGAAFDGAYFNGAVFGVSNWIGADVASGHFRDARFDQVSFFKADIPSAGFENAYLGLANFQNVTFEKADFENATLEHAVFRGATFRTADFTGVDCAGALNLKETTFADDVTIRPSPTAPPTETLVDLAGSEIATGTFGQSDRGWVFYDLADATVGHVTFEHADDGDDRDGELIRHVRFLRTRFEHFDFRDSDGIDLKRTNYDIHSMYRADDGDDPERDAENRAGQLLQYGLHLASRRVRSNGAPTGEASTGDRTSTGGASTDNRTSSSEDDGVTVPGAAFTLEAVPDPDTESYAQDRVAAWNSLLEIDPETLPTPNYHDQPARDLEYTYLLAKNGANVINDNESASRFFVREMLQRRRQYLDLAREADSNRRRLGHLIDYVENWIIGTTSGYGESPARVIATSAVTIGVFSVLFYALEPGLYDDPLQFGVLSIGSFVSFIIGGVTDVPDPLISLLSQVQAFIGAFFIALFVFTLTRSIHR; translated from the coding sequence ATGTCTTCGTCGGGCGGACCCTCCGAGAGGGAGTGTACGTTCTCGCTGGACCCGTCACGAGCGTCCCACCACAACCATCCCGACAGTGACCTGCCCGACGACGACCTCACCGACGCGGGCGTCTGGAAGTGTCCCCACCCACCGCTCGAGGGACGCGATCGCTGTCTCGCCCACCTCGAGCCCGCGGAACGGCCCGACGACACCGACGAGACGGCGTGGCTCCGCGAGCGCCTCGAGTCGGCCGCGGGCGGCGGGGCCGAGAGCCGCCGACGCAAACAGTTCGTCGGCGGCCGGTTCGAGGGCCTCGACCTGACGGGCGGCGTCGGCGTCGAGACGAACGACACGTATCCGCTCGATTTCAGGTACGCCGACGTCGATCACCTCGCCTGCGCCGCAACCGACGCGACCGACCGCCTCGAGTTCGGCATGGCGACAGTCGACGAACTCCGACTCGAGGGGACGTTCGACGCAGTGCGTGCGCACGCAGCGGCGCTCGGCGACTGCGACCTCGAACACGCGACGATCAAGCTGCTCGACTGGCGGGACGCGAGCGTCGACGCGCTGGCACTGGGGAGCGCAGACGTCGACACGGTCGATCTCAGGAACGCGACTGCCGGCACGATCGACTGCGACGGCGCGACGATCGATCGTGGCCGCTTCGATTTCCTGCGTGCGGATCGCGTTCGGGGAGTCCACGCGACGTTCGACGTGGTCGATTTCGACAGCGCGACGTTCGACCGGATCAACGTCTACTACGCCGATATCGGCGAGGGTGACTTCCGGGGCGTCCGTGCCAACGACGCCGTGTTCAAGGGGGCGGCGTTCGACGGTGCGTACTTCAACGGGGCCGTCTTCGGGGTGTCGAACTGGATCGGGGCCGACGTCGCGAGCGGTCACTTCCGGGACGCCCGTTTCGATCAGGTCTCCTTTTTCAAGGCGGACATCCCCTCGGCCGGGTTCGAAAACGCCTATCTCGGACTGGCGAACTTCCAGAACGTGACCTTCGAGAAGGCGGATTTCGAGAACGCGACGCTCGAGCACGCCGTCTTCCGCGGGGCGACGTTCCGGACGGCCGACTTCACCGGGGTCGACTGTGCGGGCGCCCTGAATCTCAAGGAGACGACGTTCGCGGACGACGTAACGATCCGCCCCTCGCCGACCGCTCCGCCGACGGAGACGCTCGTCGACCTCGCGGGGAGCGAGATCGCGACGGGAACCTTCGGTCAGTCCGACCGCGGCTGGGTGTTCTACGACCTCGCGGACGCGACGGTCGGGCACGTCACGTTCGAGCACGCGGACGACGGCGACGACCGCGACGGCGAGTTGATACGACACGTACGCTTCCTGCGAACCCGGTTCGAGCACTTCGATTTCAGGGACAGCGACGGGATCGACCTGAAGCGAACGAACTACGACATCCACTCGATGTACCGCGCGGACGACGGCGACGACCCCGAACGGGACGCGGAGAACCGTGCCGGGCAGTTGCTCCAGTACGGACTCCACCTCGCCTCGAGGCGGGTTCGCTCGAACGGTGCTCCGACGGGCGAGGCGTCGACTGGCGACAGGACGTCGACGGGCGGGGCGTCGACAGACAACAGGACGTCGAGTTCCGAAGACGACGGTGTAACGGTTCCGGGCGCAGCCTTCACGCTCGAGGCAGTACCCGACCCGGACACCGAGTCCTACGCCCAAGACAGGGTTGCTGCCTGGAACTCCCTGCTCGAGATCGACCCCGAGACGCTGCCGACGCCGAACTACCACGATCAGCCCGCCCGCGACCTCGAGTACACGTATCTGCTGGCGAAAAACGGAGCCAACGTCATCAACGACAACGAGTCGGCATCCCGGTTTTTCGTCCGGGAAATGCTCCAGCGGCGGCGGCAGTATCTCGACCTGGCCCGCGAGGCGGATTCCAATCGACGGCGGCTCGGACACCTCATCGACTACGTCGAGAACTGGATCATCGGGACGACGTCCGGCTACGGCGAGAGTCCGGCACGAGTCATCGCGACCTCGGCCGTTACGATCGGCGTCTTCAGCGTCCTGTTTTACGCGCTGGAGCCGGGGCTGTACGACGATCCGCTCCAGTTCGGCGTCCTGAGCATCGGCTCGTTCGTCAGTTTCATCATCGGCGGCGTCACCGACGTCCCCGATCCGCTCATCAGTCTCCTCTCACAGGTACAGGCCTTTATCGGCGCGTTCTTCATCGCACTGTTCGTGTTCACGTTGACCCGGTCGATCCACCGGTGA
- a CDS encoding MTH865 family protein — protein sequence MADETQPLEEQLVAAFEDLNYPVEGPLDLAPNFPSWANTTFTSERGDPDVELSLTPRELLVLLADGDAEFPYEDVDELAADLETRLREEGFPS from the coding sequence ATGGCCGACGAAACGCAACCGCTCGAGGAGCAACTCGTCGCCGCCTTCGAAGATCTGAACTACCCCGTCGAAGGCCCGCTCGATCTGGCACCCAACTTCCCGTCCTGGGCGAACACGACGTTTACCTCCGAACGAGGGGATCCGGACGTGGAGCTCTCGCTGACTCCCCGAGAGCTGCTGGTCCTGCTGGCCGACGGCGACGCCGAGTTCCCCTACGAAGACGTCGACGAACTCGCGGCCGACCTCGAGACCAGACTGCGAGAGGAGGGATTCCCCTCGTGA